One Hypomesus transpacificus isolate Combined female chromosome 16, fHypTra1, whole genome shotgun sequence genomic window carries:
- the alpi.1 gene encoding alkaline phosphatase, intestinal, tandem duplicate 1 isoform X2 — protein MKIWMIHEENTAVMHWDLNPFGCTFKKAEQEKEPAYWNSQAKETLQAALKLRPRAHRAKNIILFLGDGMGVSTVSAARILRGQMEGHLGEETVLAMDSFPYLALSKTYSVDKQVADSASTATAYHCGVKANAKTLGLSAKAVAYECNTTFGNEVFSVLRRAKAQGKSVGIVTTTRVQHASPAAAYAHSVSRSWYSDADMPSSARRQGCVDIATQLVTNIDIDVVLGGGRMYMTPKGTPDPEYPTSSSRKGDRKDKRNLIDVWLNAQKNKKSQYVWHRKQFDEVNVKTTDRLMGLFEPKDMRFEVFRNISRDPSIVEMTEKAIQILSKNPKGYFLFVEGGRIDHGHHDGIAKLALTETVMFDQAIRRASRLTKESDTLTVVTADHSHVFTFGGNTQRGNPIFGLAPKQAEDKMPFTSILYANGPGYVHVNGTRGNITLVDYYDEEYMQQAAVPLDSETHGGEDVAIYAKGPMAHLFHGVKEQNYVAHVMAYAACLKPYTDCPPKTPSSEGHAHPFSKALLSLSVLLLLLFR, from the exons ATGAAGATCTGGATGATACATGAAGAGAACACCGCAGTGATGCATTGGGATTTAAATCCATTCGGGTGTACTTTCAAGAAAG CAGAGCAAGAGAAGGAGCCGGCCTACTGGAACTCTCAGGCCAAGGAGACCCTACAGGCAGCGCTTAAGCTCCGCCCCCGGGCACACCGCGCCAAGAACATCATCCTCTTCCTGGGGGACG GAATGGGGGTGTCCACGGTGTCAGCCGCGCGAATCTTGAGGGGCCAGATGGAGGGccacctgggggaggagacGGTGCTAGCCATGGACAGCTTCCCTTACCTGGCCCTCTCTAAG ACGTACAGCGTAGATAAGCAGGTAGCGGACAGTGCAAGCACGGCTACAGCGTACCACTGTGGGGTGAAGGCGAACGCTAAAACGCTGGGCCTCAGTGCTAAAGCTGTAGCCTATGAGTGCAACACTACCTTTGGCAATGAAGTATTCTCTGTATTACGGCGTGCCAAAGCACAAG GTAAGTCCGTTGGCATCGTGACCACTACGCGCGTCCAGCACGCATCCCCTGCAGCCGCCTATGCACACTCGGTGAGCCGCAGCTGGTACAGTGATGCCGACATGCCCTCCAGTGCCCGCAGACAGGGCTGCGTCGACATTGCCACCCAGTTGGTCACCAACATTGATATTGAC GTGGtgctgggtggggggaggatgtACATGACTCCTAAAGGAACTCCAGATCCAGAGTACCCTACCTCCTCTTCAAGGAAAGGAGATCGCAAGGACAAGAGGAATCTCATTGATGTCTGGCTGAATGCCCAAAAG AACAAGAAATCACAGTATGTTTGGCATAGAAAACAGTTTGACGAGGTCAATGTGAAAACAACAGACCGGCTCATGG GTCTCTTCGAGCCCAAGGACATGCGCTTTGAGGTGTTCCGGAACATCTCTCGAGACCCCTCCATCGTGGAGATGACAGAGAAGGCCATCCAGATTCTCAGCAAGAACCCTAAAGgctacttcctgtttgtggAAG GAGGGAGAATCGACCACGGGCATCACGATGGCATTGCCAAGCTTGCGCTAACTGAGACAGTGATGTTTGACCAGGCAATTAGGCGCGCCTCGCGACTCACCAAGGAGTCTGACACTCTCACCGTCGTTACGGCGGATCACTCGCATGTTTTCACCTTCGGAGGAAACACCCAACGTGGGAACCCCATCTTTG GTCTGGCACCAAAGCAAGCGGAAGACAAGATGCCATTTACAAGCATCCTGTATGCCAACGGTCCTGGTTATGTGCATGTGAATGGTACCCGAGGAAACATCACTCTGGTAGATTACT atGATGAGGAGTACATGCAGCAGGCTGCTGTACCCCTGGACTCTGAGACCCACGGAGGGGAAGACGTGGCCATTTATGCCAAGGGCCCCATGGCCCACCTTTTCCACGGGGTCAAAGAGCAGAACTACGTGGCCCACGTCATGGCCTACGCCGCGTGTCTGAAACCCTACACTGACTGCCCCCCCAAGACACCCTCGTCCGAGGGACACGCGCACCCCTTCTCCAAGGCACTTCTCAGTCTCAGCGTCCTCCTGTTGCTCCTGTTTAGAtga
- the alpi.1 gene encoding alkaline phosphatase, intestinal, tandem duplicate 1 isoform X1 translates to MQVSQSWAPRLWMLLLGFLLLSSGGLAEDQAEQEKEPAYWNSQAKETLQAALKLRPRAHRAKNIILFLGDGMGVSTVSAARILRGQMEGHLGEETVLAMDSFPYLALSKTYSVDKQVADSASTATAYHCGVKANAKTLGLSAKAVAYECNTTFGNEVFSVLRRAKAQGKSVGIVTTTRVQHASPAAAYAHSVSRSWYSDADMPSSARRQGCVDIATQLVTNIDIDVVLGGGRMYMTPKGTPDPEYPTSSSRKGDRKDKRNLIDVWLNAQKNKKSQYVWHRKQFDEVNVKTTDRLMGLFEPKDMRFEVFRNISRDPSIVEMTEKAIQILSKNPKGYFLFVEGGRIDHGHHDGIAKLALTETVMFDQAIRRASRLTKESDTLTVVTADHSHVFTFGGNTQRGNPIFGLAPKQAEDKMPFTSILYANGPGYVHVNGTRGNITLVDYYDEEYMQQAAVPLDSETHGGEDVAIYAKGPMAHLFHGVKEQNYVAHVMAYAACLKPYTDCPPKTPSSEGHAHPFSKALLSLSVLLLLLFR, encoded by the exons ATGCAGGTGTCACAGAGCTGGGCCCCCAGGCTGTGGATGCTCCTTCTGGGCTTTCTGCTGCTCTCCTCTGGGGGCCTCGCGGAGGACCAAG CAGAGCAAGAGAAGGAGCCGGCCTACTGGAACTCTCAGGCCAAGGAGACCCTACAGGCAGCGCTTAAGCTCCGCCCCCGGGCACACCGCGCCAAGAACATCATCCTCTTCCTGGGGGACG GAATGGGGGTGTCCACGGTGTCAGCCGCGCGAATCTTGAGGGGCCAGATGGAGGGccacctgggggaggagacGGTGCTAGCCATGGACAGCTTCCCTTACCTGGCCCTCTCTAAG ACGTACAGCGTAGATAAGCAGGTAGCGGACAGTGCAAGCACGGCTACAGCGTACCACTGTGGGGTGAAGGCGAACGCTAAAACGCTGGGCCTCAGTGCTAAAGCTGTAGCCTATGAGTGCAACACTACCTTTGGCAATGAAGTATTCTCTGTATTACGGCGTGCCAAAGCACAAG GTAAGTCCGTTGGCATCGTGACCACTACGCGCGTCCAGCACGCATCCCCTGCAGCCGCCTATGCACACTCGGTGAGCCGCAGCTGGTACAGTGATGCCGACATGCCCTCCAGTGCCCGCAGACAGGGCTGCGTCGACATTGCCACCCAGTTGGTCACCAACATTGATATTGAC GTGGtgctgggtggggggaggatgtACATGACTCCTAAAGGAACTCCAGATCCAGAGTACCCTACCTCCTCTTCAAGGAAAGGAGATCGCAAGGACAAGAGGAATCTCATTGATGTCTGGCTGAATGCCCAAAAG AACAAGAAATCACAGTATGTTTGGCATAGAAAACAGTTTGACGAGGTCAATGTGAAAACAACAGACCGGCTCATGG GTCTCTTCGAGCCCAAGGACATGCGCTTTGAGGTGTTCCGGAACATCTCTCGAGACCCCTCCATCGTGGAGATGACAGAGAAGGCCATCCAGATTCTCAGCAAGAACCCTAAAGgctacttcctgtttgtggAAG GAGGGAGAATCGACCACGGGCATCACGATGGCATTGCCAAGCTTGCGCTAACTGAGACAGTGATGTTTGACCAGGCAATTAGGCGCGCCTCGCGACTCACCAAGGAGTCTGACACTCTCACCGTCGTTACGGCGGATCACTCGCATGTTTTCACCTTCGGAGGAAACACCCAACGTGGGAACCCCATCTTTG GTCTGGCACCAAAGCAAGCGGAAGACAAGATGCCATTTACAAGCATCCTGTATGCCAACGGTCCTGGTTATGTGCATGTGAATGGTACCCGAGGAAACATCACTCTGGTAGATTACT atGATGAGGAGTACATGCAGCAGGCTGCTGTACCCCTGGACTCTGAGACCCACGGAGGGGAAGACGTGGCCATTTATGCCAAGGGCCCCATGGCCCACCTTTTCCACGGGGTCAAAGAGCAGAACTACGTGGCCCACGTCATGGCCTACGCCGCGTGTCTGAAACCCTACACTGACTGCCCCCCCAAGACACCCTCGTCCGAGGGACACGCGCACCCCTTCTCCAAGGCACTTCTCAGTCTCAGCGTCCTCCTGTTGCTCCTGTTTAGAtga
- the alpi.1 gene encoding alkaline phosphatase, intestinal, tandem duplicate 1 isoform X3 produces the protein MKRLMCSLLLIGCCCSTVEGSAEQEKEPAYWNSQAKETLQAALKLRPRAHRAKNIILFLGDGMGVSTVSAARILRGQMEGHLGEETVLAMDSFPYLALSKTYSVDKQVADSASTATAYHCGVKANAKTLGLSAKAVAYECNTTFGNEVFSVLRRAKAQGKSVGIVTTTRVQHASPAAAYAHSVSRSWYSDADMPSSARRQGCVDIATQLVTNIDIDVVLGGGRMYMTPKGTPDPEYPTSSSRKGDRKDKRNLIDVWLNAQKNKKSQYVWHRKQFDEVNVKTTDRLMGLFEPKDMRFEVFRNISRDPSIVEMTEKAIQILSKNPKGYFLFVEGGRIDHGHHDGIAKLALTETVMFDQAIRRASRLTKESDTLTVVTADHSHVFTFGGNTQRGNPIFGLAPKQAEDKMPFTSILYANGPGYVHVNGTRGNITLVDYYDEEYMQQAAVPLDSETHGGEDVAIYAKGPMAHLFHGVKEQNYVAHVMAYAACLKPYTDCPPKTPSSEGHAHPFSKALLSLSVLLLLLFR, from the exons CAGAGCAAGAGAAGGAGCCGGCCTACTGGAACTCTCAGGCCAAGGAGACCCTACAGGCAGCGCTTAAGCTCCGCCCCCGGGCACACCGCGCCAAGAACATCATCCTCTTCCTGGGGGACG GAATGGGGGTGTCCACGGTGTCAGCCGCGCGAATCTTGAGGGGCCAGATGGAGGGccacctgggggaggagacGGTGCTAGCCATGGACAGCTTCCCTTACCTGGCCCTCTCTAAG ACGTACAGCGTAGATAAGCAGGTAGCGGACAGTGCAAGCACGGCTACAGCGTACCACTGTGGGGTGAAGGCGAACGCTAAAACGCTGGGCCTCAGTGCTAAAGCTGTAGCCTATGAGTGCAACACTACCTTTGGCAATGAAGTATTCTCTGTATTACGGCGTGCCAAAGCACAAG GTAAGTCCGTTGGCATCGTGACCACTACGCGCGTCCAGCACGCATCCCCTGCAGCCGCCTATGCACACTCGGTGAGCCGCAGCTGGTACAGTGATGCCGACATGCCCTCCAGTGCCCGCAGACAGGGCTGCGTCGACATTGCCACCCAGTTGGTCACCAACATTGATATTGAC GTGGtgctgggtggggggaggatgtACATGACTCCTAAAGGAACTCCAGATCCAGAGTACCCTACCTCCTCTTCAAGGAAAGGAGATCGCAAGGACAAGAGGAATCTCATTGATGTCTGGCTGAATGCCCAAAAG AACAAGAAATCACAGTATGTTTGGCATAGAAAACAGTTTGACGAGGTCAATGTGAAAACAACAGACCGGCTCATGG GTCTCTTCGAGCCCAAGGACATGCGCTTTGAGGTGTTCCGGAACATCTCTCGAGACCCCTCCATCGTGGAGATGACAGAGAAGGCCATCCAGATTCTCAGCAAGAACCCTAAAGgctacttcctgtttgtggAAG GAGGGAGAATCGACCACGGGCATCACGATGGCATTGCCAAGCTTGCGCTAACTGAGACAGTGATGTTTGACCAGGCAATTAGGCGCGCCTCGCGACTCACCAAGGAGTCTGACACTCTCACCGTCGTTACGGCGGATCACTCGCATGTTTTCACCTTCGGAGGAAACACCCAACGTGGGAACCCCATCTTTG GTCTGGCACCAAAGCAAGCGGAAGACAAGATGCCATTTACAAGCATCCTGTATGCCAACGGTCCTGGTTATGTGCATGTGAATGGTACCCGAGGAAACATCACTCTGGTAGATTACT atGATGAGGAGTACATGCAGCAGGCTGCTGTACCCCTGGACTCTGAGACCCACGGAGGGGAAGACGTGGCCATTTATGCCAAGGGCCCCATGGCCCACCTTTTCCACGGGGTCAAAGAGCAGAACTACGTGGCCCACGTCATGGCCTACGCCGCGTGTCTGAAACCCTACACTGACTGCCCCCCCAAGACACCCTCGTCCGAGGGACACGCGCACCCCTTCTCCAAGGCACTTCTCAGTCTCAGCGTCCTCCTGTTGCTCCTGTTTAGAtga